The following proteins are co-located in the Streptomyces sp. NBC_01198 genome:
- a CDS encoding type III polyketide synthase, with protein MATLCKPAVSVPEYVITMEDTLEFAKKVHKGKPQLPLALRLIQKTGVRKRHIVQPIEKTLLHPGFEERNRVYELESKKRCPAVIEKALANAGVTAQDIDAIIYVSCTGFMMPSLTAWLINTMGFRYDTRQIPIAQLGCAAGGAAINRAFDFCQAHPDSNVLIVSCELCSLCYQPVDDNVGSLLSDGLFGDAVAAAVVRDTGGTGVRLERNASYLIPNTEDWISYAVRSTGFHFQLDRRVPGTMEPLAPILRQLAADHGWNVADLDFYIIHAGGPRILDDLCKYLNVDRSMFRHSWATLSDYGNIASAVVLEALRRLFEEDEMLPGGTGIIAGFGPGITAEMAVGSWVADVPAIRQAAPVALSATPVV; from the coding sequence ATGGCAACTCTGTGCAAGCCAGCGGTGAGCGTGCCGGAATACGTCATTACGATGGAAGACACCCTTGAATTCGCCAAGAAGGTGCACAAGGGAAAGCCACAGCTTCCGTTGGCGCTTCGGCTGATTCAGAAGACGGGGGTCAGGAAGCGGCATATCGTACAGCCCATCGAGAAGACCCTTCTCCACCCCGGTTTCGAGGAACGCAACCGCGTCTACGAGCTGGAGTCGAAGAAGAGGTGCCCCGCGGTCATCGAGAAGGCGCTGGCCAACGCCGGCGTGACCGCCCAGGACATCGACGCCATCATCTACGTGTCCTGCACGGGCTTCATGATGCCGTCGCTCACGGCCTGGCTGATCAACACCATGGGCTTCCGCTACGACACCCGGCAGATCCCCATCGCGCAGCTGGGCTGCGCCGCGGGCGGCGCCGCGATCAACCGCGCCTTCGACTTCTGCCAGGCGCACCCCGACTCCAACGTCCTGATCGTCTCCTGCGAACTGTGCTCGCTGTGCTACCAGCCGGTCGACGACAACGTCGGCTCGCTGCTGTCCGACGGCCTGTTCGGCGACGCGGTGGCCGCCGCCGTCGTCCGGGACACCGGCGGCACCGGCGTGCGGCTCGAGCGCAACGCCTCGTATCTCATACCGAACACCGAGGACTGGATCTCCTACGCCGTCCGCTCCACCGGCTTCCACTTCCAGCTGGACCGCCGGGTGCCGGGCACGATGGAGCCGCTCGCGCCGATCCTGCGCCAACTCGCCGCCGACCACGGCTGGAACGTGGCCGACCTGGACTTCTACATCATCCACGCCGGCGGCCCGCGGATCCTGGACGACCTGTGCAAGTACCTCAACGTCGACCGCAGCATGTTCCGGCACAGTTGGGCGACGCTGAGCGACTACGGGAACATCGCCAGCGCCGTCGTCCTTGAGGCGCTGCGCAGGCTGTTCGAGGAGGACGAGATGCTGCCGGGCGGCACCGGGATCATCGCCGGCTTCGGCCCCGGCATCACCGCCGAGATGGCGGTCGGCAGCTGGGTCGCGGACGTCCCCGCCATCCGACAGGCCGCACCGGTCGCCCTGTCCGCGACCCCCGTGGTGTGA
- the ispH gene encoding 4-hydroxy-3-methylbut-2-enyl diphosphate reductase → MATTLDNNRQSGGKKVILAEPRGFCAGVRRAVEIVERALEIHGAPVYVRKQIVHNEYVVRDLEERGARFVESETEVPNGAVCVFSAHGVSPQVRANAAERGLTVIDATCPLVAKVHQEARRYARDGRTLILVGHADHEEIEGTFGEAPDRTVIVQDADEARRLDLPPGVPVSYLTQTTLSVDDTTEIVSILHERFPGLTGPGTDDVCYASQNRQNSVKSLAGRSDLVLVVGSANSSNSVRMVEVAEDAGARARLLPDAGHLDPEWLAGVRTVGLSAGASAPEVLVEEVIERLAALGFTDVETEVTTVEDVVFRPPSGLERPAAGDGADDVRAELLDRVSARIEELLNSEIAHWGSVDARAAVPVEAVRELVAAGGKRLRPTFCVSGFLAAGGSLGDSAAADAVVAAAAGLELLHASALIHDDVLDNSPTRRGVPTVHARHAGVHAELGWTGEARRFGEGVAILAGDLAFSYAHRLAGGLPAAAREIWMHLGTEMLVGQHLDIALAAEASPDPELARWIAVCKSGRYTIHRPLSLGASIAGRPDLQAAFEAYGLAAGEAFQLRDDLLDAFGDSAATGKPAGLDVSEHKMNLLLALAATGDAEVARLLDEGRNGDFDPALLHAALLASGVREDIEKRIDQLVAGARTALDATALADGWRERLGEMAVQVAYRGR, encoded by the coding sequence ATGGCTACCACACTGGACAACAACCGGCAATCGGGCGGCAAGAAGGTCATTCTGGCAGAGCCCCGCGGGTTCTGCGCCGGTGTGCGCAGGGCTGTGGAGATCGTGGAGCGCGCCCTGGAGATCCACGGAGCCCCTGTCTACGTACGCAAGCAGATCGTCCACAACGAATACGTGGTGCGGGACCTCGAGGAGCGCGGAGCCAGGTTCGTCGAGTCGGAGACAGAGGTACCGAACGGGGCGGTGTGCGTCTTCTCCGCGCACGGGGTGTCCCCGCAGGTGCGCGCGAACGCCGCCGAGCGCGGTCTGACGGTCATCGACGCGACCTGCCCGCTGGTGGCCAAGGTGCATCAGGAGGCCCGCAGGTACGCCCGCGACGGGCGGACGCTGATCCTGGTGGGGCACGCCGACCACGAGGAGATCGAGGGCACGTTCGGCGAGGCGCCGGACCGTACCGTCATCGTGCAGGACGCCGACGAGGCCAGGCGGCTCGACCTGCCGCCGGGCGTGCCGGTCAGCTATCTCACCCAGACCACGCTGTCGGTGGACGACACCACCGAGATCGTGTCCATCCTGCACGAGCGCTTCCCCGGGCTGACCGGCCCCGGCACCGACGACGTCTGCTACGCCAGCCAGAACCGGCAGAATTCGGTGAAGTCGCTCGCCGGGCGCAGCGACCTGGTGCTGGTCGTCGGCTCGGCCAACTCCAGCAACTCGGTGCGGATGGTGGAGGTCGCCGAGGACGCCGGCGCCAGGGCCCGACTGCTGCCCGACGCGGGCCATTTGGACCCCGAGTGGCTGGCGGGCGTGCGGACCGTGGGGCTGAGCGCGGGCGCCAGCGCGCCCGAGGTGCTGGTCGAGGAGGTCATCGAACGGCTGGCGGCACTGGGCTTCACCGACGTCGAGACCGAGGTGACCACCGTCGAGGACGTGGTCTTCCGGCCGCCGTCCGGTCTGGAGCGGCCGGCGGCGGGGGACGGTGCCGACGACGTCCGTGCCGAACTGCTCGACCGGGTCAGCGCGCGGATCGAGGAGCTGCTGAACTCCGAGATCGCGCACTGGGGTTCGGTGGACGCCCGGGCGGCGGTGCCGGTCGAGGCGGTCAGGGAACTGGTCGCGGCGGGCGGCAAGCGGCTGCGCCCCACCTTCTGCGTCAGCGGCTTCCTGGCGGCCGGCGGCTCCCTCGGCGACAGCGCGGCCGCGGACGCGGTGGTCGCCGCGGCGGCGGGCCTGGAACTGCTGCACGCCTCGGCGCTCATCCACGACGACGTCCTGGACAACTCCCCCACCCGGCGCGGCGTCCCGACCGTGCACGCCAGGCACGCCGGCGTGCACGCGGAACTCGGCTGGACCGGGGAGGCGCGCCGGTTCGGCGAGGGCGTCGCCATCCTGGCCGGGGACCTGGCGTTCAGCTACGCCCACCGGCTGGCCGGCGGGCTGCCCGCCGCGGCCAGGGAGATCTGGATGCACCTGGGCACCGAGATGCTGGTCGGCCAGCACCTCGACATCGCGCTGGCCGCCGAGGCTTCGCCCGACCCCGAGCTGGCCCGCTGGATCGCGGTCTGCAAGTCCGGGCGCTACACCATCCACCGGCCGCTCTCCCTCGGCGCGTCCATCGCCGGGCGGCCCGACCTGCAGGCGGCGTTCGAGGCGTACGGCCTCGCGGCGGGCGAGGCGTTCCAGCTGCGCGACGACCTGCTCGACGCGTTCGGCGACTCCGCGGCGACCGGCAAACCGGCCGGCCTGGACGTCAGCGAGCACAAGATGAACCTGCTGCTCGCCCTGGCCGCCACCGGCGACGCCGAGGTGGCGCGGCTGCTCGACGAGGGCAGGAACGGCGACTTCGACCCGGCGCTGCTGCATGCCGCGCTGCTGGCCTCCGGCGTTCGCGAGGACATCGAGAAGCGGATCGACCAGCTGGTGGCGGGCGCCCGCACCGCGCTGGACGCGACCGCGCTGGCGGACGGCTGGCGGGAGCGCCTGGGCGAGATGGCAGTGCAGGTGGCCTACCGGGGCCGCTGA
- the ispG gene encoding flavodoxin-dependent (E)-4-hydroxy-3-methylbut-2-enyl-diphosphate synthase, translating into MVDLGIPHVPQSLGPRRVSRQLRLGHDDRAVLVGGGAPVSVQSMTTTVTADVNATLQQIAELTASGCQIVRVAVPSADDAEALPEIARKSQIPVIADIHFQPRYVFAAIDAGCAAVRVNPGNIKEFDDKVAEIAKAAADAQVPIRIGVNAGSLDKRLLAKYGSATPDALVESALWECSLFEEHGFQDLKISVKHHDPVVMISAYRKLAAACDYPLHLGVTEAGPFFQGTVKSAVAFGVLLAEGIGDTIRVSLSAPPAEEAKVGIAILESLALRQRRLEIVSCPSCGRAQVDVYKLAEEVTAGLDGLEVPLRVAVMGCVVNGPGEAREADLGVASGNGKGQIFVKGKVVATVPESKIVETLIDEAMRLAEEATAEGRTGKPEVITA; encoded by the coding sequence ATGGTGGATCTCGGCATACCCCACGTCCCGCAGTCCCTCGGCCCGCGCCGGGTCAGCCGGCAGCTCAGACTCGGCCACGACGACCGGGCCGTCCTGGTGGGCGGCGGGGCGCCGGTCAGCGTGCAGTCGATGACGACGACGGTGACCGCGGACGTGAACGCCACGCTGCAGCAGATCGCCGAACTGACCGCGTCCGGCTGCCAGATCGTCCGGGTCGCGGTGCCGTCGGCCGACGACGCCGAGGCGCTCCCGGAGATCGCCCGCAAATCGCAGATCCCGGTGATCGCCGACATCCATTTCCAGCCCCGGTACGTCTTCGCGGCGATCGACGCGGGATGCGCGGCGGTACGGGTGAATCCCGGGAACATCAAGGAGTTCGACGACAAGGTCGCCGAGATCGCCAAGGCCGCGGCCGACGCGCAGGTGCCGATCAGGATCGGCGTCAACGCCGGGTCACTGGACAAGCGGCTGCTCGCCAAGTACGGCAGCGCCACGCCGGACGCGCTGGTGGAGTCGGCGCTCTGGGAGTGCTCGCTGTTCGAGGAGCACGGGTTCCAGGACCTGAAGATCTCGGTGAAGCACCACGACCCGGTGGTGATGATCTCCGCCTACCGCAAGCTCGCGGCGGCCTGCGACTACCCGCTGCACCTCGGGGTGACCGAGGCCGGGCCGTTCTTCCAGGGGACGGTGAAGTCGGCGGTGGCCTTCGGGGTGCTGCTGGCGGAGGGGATCGGCGACACCATCCGGGTGTCGCTGTCGGCGCCGCCCGCCGAGGAGGCCAAGGTCGGGATCGCCATCCTGGAGAGCCTGGCACTGCGGCAGCGCCGCCTGGAGATCGTCTCCTGCCCGTCCTGCGGCCGGGCCCAGGTGGACGTCTACAAGCTCGCCGAGGAGGTCACCGCGGGCCTCGACGGGCTCGAAGTGCCGCTGCGGGTCGCGGTGATGGGCTGCGTCGTCAACGGCCCCGGCGAGGCCCGCGAGGCCGACCTGGGCGTGGCCTCGGGCAACGGCAAGGGGCAGATCTTCGTCAAGGGCAAGGTCGTCGCGACCGTCCCCGAGTCGAAGATCGTGGAGACGCTCATCGACGAGGCGATGCGGCTGGCGGAGGAGGCCACCGCGGAGGGCCGCACCGGCAAGCCGGAGGTCATCACCGCCTGA
- a CDS encoding alkaline phosphatase family protein codes for MNRPPNPLVVLDVVGLTPRLLRHMPRLAAIAETGWQAGLTPVLPAVTCSVQATLLTGAPPREHGIVGNGWYFRDLGEVLLWRQHNALMGGDKLWDAARRRHPGYTVANICWWYAMGAGTDWTVTPRPVYHADGRKDPDCYTDPPELHDELTAALGTFPLFSYWGPTAGLPSSAWICRAAQQIMARHDPDLTLVYVPHLDYDLQRFGPSAPQAAAAAAELDAVLGPLLDMARERGATVVALSEYGITPAARPVDVNRLLRREDLLRVHTQAGMEYLDPWTSRAFAVADHQIAHVYVADPADLPLVRKLCAELPGVAEVLGEAEKAAYGLDHPRSGDLVLVADADAWFTYYYWLDDARAPDFARLVEIHRKPGYDPAELFFDPAAPGAAKRRAAVALARKKLGMRYLLSAVGLDAGAAAVRGTHGRLPADPQDGPVLLCSDPHGARERYEATQVKDLLLDLASHRPGPR; via the coding sequence GTGAACCGACCGCCGAACCCGCTCGTCGTGCTCGACGTCGTCGGGCTCACCCCCCGGCTGCTCCGGCACATGCCGCGGCTGGCCGCGATCGCCGAGACCGGCTGGCAGGCCGGGCTCACCCCCGTGCTGCCCGCCGTCACCTGCTCGGTGCAGGCCACCCTGCTCACCGGCGCGCCGCCGCGCGAGCACGGCATCGTCGGCAACGGCTGGTACTTCCGCGACCTCGGCGAGGTCCTGCTCTGGCGGCAGCACAACGCGCTGATGGGCGGGGACAAGCTGTGGGACGCCGCCCGCCGCCGGCACCCCGGCTACACCGTCGCCAACATCTGCTGGTGGTACGCGATGGGCGCGGGCACCGACTGGACGGTCACCCCGCGCCCGGTCTACCACGCCGACGGCCGCAAGGACCCCGACTGCTACACCGACCCGCCCGAGCTGCACGACGAACTGACCGCGGCGCTCGGCACCTTCCCGCTGTTCAGCTACTGGGGCCCCACCGCGGGGCTGCCGTCGTCGGCGTGGATCTGCCGGGCCGCGCAGCAGATCATGGCCAGGCACGACCCGGACCTGACCCTGGTCTACGTCCCGCATCTGGACTACGACCTGCAGCGGTTCGGCCCCTCGGCCCCGCAGGCCGCAGCCGCCGCCGCGGAGTTGGACGCGGTCCTCGGCCCGCTGCTGGACATGGCGCGCGAGCGGGGCGCGACGGTGGTGGCGCTGTCGGAGTACGGCATCACGCCGGCCGCCCGGCCAGTCGACGTCAACCGGCTGCTGCGCCGGGAGGATCTGCTGCGCGTCCACACCCAGGCCGGCATGGAGTACCTGGACCCGTGGACCTCCCGCGCCTTCGCCGTCGCCGACCACCAGATCGCGCACGTCTACGTGGCCGACCCCGCCGACCTGCCGCTGGTGCGCAAGCTCTGCGCCGAACTCCCCGGCGTCGCCGAGGTGTTGGGCGAGGCGGAGAAGGCGGCGTACGGCCTGGACCACCCGCGCTCCGGCGACCTGGTCCTGGTCGCCGACGCGGATGCCTGGTTCACCTACTACTACTGGCTGGACGACGCCCGCGCACCGGACTTCGCCCGCCTGGTGGAGATCCACCGCAAGCCCGGCTACGACCCGGCCGAGCTGTTCTTCGATCCCGCCGCGCCCGGCGCCGCCAAGCGCCGGGCCGCGGTCGCGCTGGCGCGCAAGAAGCTCGGGATGCGCTACCTGCTGAGTGCCGTCGGCCTGGACGCGGGCGCCGCGGCCGTCCGCGGCACCCACGGCCGGCTGCCCGCCGACCCGCAGGACGGCCCCGTCCTGCTCTGCTCGGACCCGCACGGCGCCCGCGAGCGGTACGAGGCCACGCAGGTCAAGGACCTGCTGCTGGACCTCGCCTCGCACCGCCCGGGCCCGCGGTGA
- the eboE gene encoding metabolite traffic protein EboE: MRLRHRDGQTVHLGYCTNVHAGEELPEIIGQLDTYAVTARRLLGADRLGVGLWLAAPVAARLAADPAEVARLRDELDARGLDVVTCNGFPYRSFHAPVVKHAVYHPDWLTDARMEYTVDLARVLAGLLPDDAVRGSVSTLPLAWRTPWSARHRAAAQGRLAELADRLAAVHASTGRLVRVGFEAEPGCVMETTEQVAENLAGADTRYLGVCLDLAHLACAWEEPAAALARLAQAGLPVVKVQVSAALGAEHPQEPGTAAALRSYAEPRFLHQTRSAAGPAADDLADALDAGLPGPWRVHYHVPLHAAPQPPLHATVEVLRAALAELVGGERAVCDHLEVETYTWNVLPPGRRPSGPAQLAEGIAAELAFARDELLALGLRPQGPDTPGPDTPGPDTPGPDAAHDLAAPDLAAHDLGERPVRETTR; encoded by the coding sequence ATGCGGCTGCGGCACCGCGACGGGCAGACAGTCCACCTCGGCTACTGCACCAACGTGCACGCAGGTGAGGAACTGCCCGAGATCATCGGCCAGCTGGACACCTACGCGGTCACCGCACGCCGGCTGCTGGGCGCCGACCGGCTCGGCGTCGGGCTGTGGCTGGCCGCACCGGTCGCCGCCCGACTGGCCGCCGACCCGGCCGAGGTGGCCCGGCTGCGCGACGAGCTGGACGCCCGCGGCCTCGACGTCGTCACCTGCAACGGCTTCCCCTATCGCTCCTTCCACGCCCCGGTCGTCAAGCACGCCGTCTACCACCCCGACTGGCTGACCGACGCGCGCATGGAGTACACCGTCGACCTGGCCCGGGTGCTGGCCGGGCTGCTCCCGGACGACGCCGTTCGCGGCTCGGTGTCCACCCTGCCGCTGGCCTGGCGCACCCCGTGGAGCGCACGGCACCGCGCGGCGGCGCAGGGGCGGCTGGCCGAACTCGCCGACCGGCTGGCGGCGGTGCACGCGAGCACCGGGCGGCTGGTGCGGGTGGGCTTCGAGGCGGAGCCCGGCTGCGTCATGGAGACCACCGAGCAGGTCGCCGAGAATCTGGCCGGGGCCGACACCCGCTACCTCGGGGTGTGCCTGGACCTGGCGCATCTGGCCTGCGCCTGGGAGGAGCCGGCGGCGGCGCTCGCCCGGCTGGCGCAGGCGGGCCTGCCGGTGGTGAAGGTCCAGGTGTCCGCCGCGCTGGGCGCCGAGCACCCGCAGGAGCCCGGTACGGCAGCCGCACTGCGCTCCTACGCCGAGCCGCGCTTCCTGCACCAGACCCGCTCCGCCGCGGGCCCGGCCGCCGACGACCTGGCCGACGCGCTCGACGCGGGGCTGCCGGGGCCGTGGCGGGTGCACTACCACGTACCGCTGCACGCGGCCCCGCAGCCGCCGCTGCACGCCACCGTCGAGGTGCTGCGGGCCGCGCTCGCCGAACTCGTCGGCGGCGAGCGGGCCGTGTGCGACCACCTGGAGGTGGAGACGTACACCTGGAACGTCCTGCCGCCCGGCCGGCGCCCGTCAGGCCCCGCCCAGCTCGCCGAGGGCATCGCCGCCGAACTGGCCTTCGCCCGCGACGAACTGCTCGCCCTCGGACTGCGGCCCCAGGGCCCGGACACCCCCGGCCCGGACACCCCCGGCCCGGACACCCCCGGCCCGGACGCCGCCCACGACCTGGCCGCCCCTGACCTGGCCGCCCACGACCTGGGCGAACGACCCGTGAGGGAGACGACCCGGTGA
- a CDS encoding TatD family hydrolase has translation MRIFDPHIHMTSRTTDDYERMAAAGVRALVEPAFWLGQPRTNAGAFTDYFDSLIGWEPFRAAQFGIRHYCAIGLNPKEANDPRCREVLGILPRYLAKDGVVAVGELGYDSMTPEEDEVFAAQLALAVEHELPALVHTPHRDKQRGTLRTLDVVKESGIDPGHVVVDHLNEVTVGAVAGSGCWMGFSIYPGTKMSPDRMAAVLREYGPARMLVNSAADWGRSDPLLTLATGQAMLAAGFTDDEVDRVLWRNPVEFYGRSGRLDLSPADGQPATFAGNSLARGGS, from the coding sequence ATGCGCATCTTCGACCCGCACATCCACATGACCTCACGGACCACCGACGACTACGAGCGGATGGCCGCGGCCGGCGTAAGGGCGCTGGTCGAGCCGGCCTTCTGGCTCGGCCAGCCGCGGACCAACGCCGGGGCGTTCACCGACTACTTCGACTCGCTGATCGGCTGGGAGCCCTTCAGGGCCGCCCAGTTCGGCATCCGCCACTACTGCGCCATCGGCCTCAACCCCAAGGAGGCCAACGACCCGCGTTGCCGCGAGGTGCTCGGCATCCTGCCGCGCTACCTGGCCAAGGACGGGGTGGTCGCGGTCGGCGAGCTCGGCTACGACTCCATGACGCCGGAGGAGGACGAGGTCTTCGCGGCCCAACTCGCCCTGGCCGTGGAGCACGAGCTGCCCGCGCTGGTGCACACCCCGCACCGCGACAAGCAGCGCGGCACCCTGCGCACCCTGGACGTGGTCAAGGAGTCCGGTATCGACCCCGGACACGTCGTCGTGGACCACCTCAACGAGGTGACGGTCGGCGCGGTGGCCGGCAGCGGCTGCTGGATGGGCTTCTCGATCTACCCCGGCACCAAGATGTCGCCCGACCGGATGGCGGCGGTGCTGCGCGAGTACGGCCCGGCGCGGATGCTGGTCAACTCCGCCGCCGACTGGGGCCGCAGCGACCCGCTGCTGACCCTGGCCACCGGGCAGGCCATGCTGGCGGCCGGCTTCACCGACGACGAGGTCGACCGGGTGCTGTGGCGCAACCCGGTGGAGTTCTACGGCCGGTCGGGGCGGCTGGATCTGTCCCCGGCGGACGGGCAGCCCGCCACCTTCGCCGGCAACTCCCTCGCCCGCGGGGGCAGCTGA
- a CDS encoding EboA domain-containing protein: MTGGQLADVLKGRVADPAWLDDAVGRVARDPDEVAVLFPAAGRRCGRGPLPDPAPGSDYGPAPAGWTVDDAARVLLLTALPLQGTALAAQVGALYRYGSADEKRAVLRALPLLDVGDGGLDILHDALRTNDTRLVAAAVGPYARHLEIRMWRQAVLKCVFMDIPLTAVADLDRRADGELGRMLADLAAERHAAGRPMRADADVLLALIGDLPAAGGDLPATAGTPAGRPGEREGKAG, encoded by the coding sequence GTGACCGGCGGACAGCTCGCGGACGTGCTCAAAGGCCGGGTCGCCGACCCGGCGTGGCTGGACGACGCGGTGGGCCGGGTGGCGCGTGACCCGGACGAGGTCGCCGTCCTCTTCCCCGCGGCCGGCCGCCGCTGCGGCCGCGGCCCGCTGCCCGACCCCGCACCAGGCTCCGACTACGGCCCGGCGCCCGCGGGTTGGACCGTGGACGACGCGGCCCGGGTGCTGCTGCTGACCGCGCTGCCGCTGCAGGGGACGGCGCTGGCCGCACAGGTCGGCGCGCTCTACCGGTACGGCAGCGCCGACGAGAAGCGCGCGGTGCTCCGGGCGCTGCCGCTGCTCGACGTCGGGGACGGCGGCCTGGACATCCTGCACGACGCGCTCCGTACCAACGACACCCGGCTGGTCGCGGCCGCCGTCGGGCCCTACGCCCGGCACCTGGAGATCCGGATGTGGCGGCAGGCCGTGCTCAAGTGCGTGTTCATGGACATCCCGCTGACCGCGGTGGCCGACCTGGACCGGCGGGCGGACGGTGAACTGGGCCGCATGCTGGCCGACCTGGCCGCCGAGCGACACGCGGCGGGGCGGCCGATGCGGGCCGACGCCGACGTCCTGCTGGCGCTGATCGGCGACCTGCCGGCGGCGGGCGGCGACCTCCCGGCTACCGCGGGCACCCCGGCGGGCCGGCCGGGCGAACGCGAGGGGAAGGCAGGCTGA
- a CDS encoding sugar phosphate isomerase/epimerase family protein, whose translation MSVRFGYGTNGFANHRLDDALTVIADLGYEGVALTLDHQHLDPFAPGLARRTEALAARLDRLGLAVVIETGARYLLDPWHKHAPTLLDDEPGARLDFLRRAVGVGADLGAEAVSFWAGIRPAQVPEAAAWDRLVRGCDEVVAAADAAGVRLGFEPEPGMLVQTIADWSTLHGRLGRPGCFGLTLDIGHCRCLEPRPVAECVARAAPHLVNVQIDDMRRNVHEHLEFGTGEVDFPAALGALAAAGYGGLTAVELPRHSHAAPDVARRSLEFLTGALADARVAGGPREPEEAGR comes from the coding sequence ATGAGCGTGCGCTTCGGCTACGGCACCAACGGCTTCGCCAACCACCGCCTCGACGACGCGCTCACCGTGATCGCCGACCTCGGCTACGAAGGGGTCGCGCTGACCCTGGACCACCAGCACCTCGACCCCTTCGCCCCCGGCCTGGCCCGCAGGACCGAGGCGCTGGCGGCACGTCTTGACCGGCTCGGGCTCGCCGTCGTCATCGAGACCGGCGCGCGCTACCTGCTCGACCCGTGGCACAAGCACGCCCCGACGCTGCTGGACGACGAACCCGGGGCGCGGCTGGACTTTCTGCGCCGGGCCGTCGGCGTCGGGGCGGACCTGGGGGCCGAGGCCGTCTCCTTCTGGGCCGGGATCCGCCCGGCCCAGGTCCCGGAAGCGGCCGCGTGGGACCGCCTGGTGCGCGGCTGCGACGAGGTGGTGGCGGCGGCGGACGCAGCGGGCGTGCGGCTGGGCTTCGAGCCCGAGCCCGGCATGCTGGTGCAGACGATCGCCGACTGGTCCACCCTGCACGGCCGGCTCGGCCGCCCCGGCTGCTTCGGCCTCACCCTCGACATCGGCCACTGCCGCTGCCTGGAGCCGCGGCCGGTCGCGGAGTGCGTGGCCAGGGCGGCCCCGCACCTGGTCAACGTGCAGATCGACGACATGCGCCGGAACGTGCACGAGCACCTGGAATTCGGCACCGGCGAGGTCGACTTCCCCGCGGCGCTCGGCGCGCTCGCCGCCGCCGGATACGGCGGGCTCACGGCCGTCGAGCTGCCCCGCCACTCCCATGCCGCCCCCGATGTCGCCCGCAGGTCGCTGGAGTTCCTCACCGGCGCCCTCGCCGATGCCCGGGTCGCGGGCGGACCCCGAGAACCCGAGGAGGCCGGACGGTGA
- a CDS encoding SCO3242 family prenyltransferase has product MSALRDLAELVRAPAALSVPGDAVAGAASCGVLGPATAGLSASAVCLYWAGMAANDWADRDLDAKERPERPIPSGRVSPTTALGVAAGLCAAGLALAGLAGGPRALAVAVPLAGAVWAYDLRFKGTPAGPAAMAACRGLDVLLGATSRPGRWWPAVLPALTVAAHTYGVTALSRREVTGGGRLLPAATLAGTAGVAYAAARIPAAGPATAPRTWLPRGLAGWYAAAYGAPQAGALATPDAGRTRAAVGAGITGLPALQGALVARSAGLLPAAAVAACAPLGRALARRVSPT; this is encoded by the coding sequence ATGAGCGCGCTGCGCGACCTCGCGGAACTGGTCCGCGCGCCCGCCGCCCTGTCGGTGCCCGGTGACGCCGTCGCCGGCGCCGCGTCCTGCGGTGTCCTCGGGCCCGCCACCGCCGGGCTGTCCGCGTCGGCGGTGTGCCTGTACTGGGCCGGGATGGCCGCCAACGACTGGGCCGACCGCGACCTGGACGCCAAGGAGCGCCCCGAGCGCCCGATCCCGTCCGGCCGCGTGTCGCCCACCACCGCGCTGGGCGTCGCGGCCGGCCTCTGCGCGGCGGGCCTGGCGCTGGCCGGACTGGCCGGCGGCCCGCGCGCGCTCGCGGTGGCGGTGCCGCTGGCCGGCGCGGTGTGGGCGTACGACCTGCGGTTCAAGGGCACGCCGGCCGGTCCCGCCGCGATGGCGGCCTGCCGCGGCCTCGACGTGCTGCTCGGGGCGACCTCGCGGCCGGGCCGGTGGTGGCCGGCGGTACTGCCCGCGCTCACCGTCGCCGCGCACACCTACGGCGTGACCGCGCTGTCCCGGCGCGAGGTCACCGGCGGCGGCCGCCTGCTGCCCGCCGCGACGCTGGCCGGCACCGCGGGCGTCGCCTACGCCGCCGCGCGGATCCCGGCCGCCGGGCCCGCGACGGCGCCGCGGACCTGGCTGCCGCGCGGGCTGGCCGGGTGGTACGCCGCCGCTTACGGGGCTCCGCAGGCGGGGGCGCTGGCCACACCGGACGCCGGCCGGACACGGGCCGCGGTCGGCGCCGGGATCACCGGACTGCCGGCCCTGCAGGGCGCGCTCGTCGCCCGCTCCGCCGGCCTGCTGCCCGCCGCTGCGGTGGCCGCCTGCGCACCGCTGGGCCGGGCACTGGCCAGAAGGGTGTCCCCGACATGA